From one Oncorhynchus keta strain PuntledgeMale-10-30-2019 chromosome 30, Oket_V2, whole genome shotgun sequence genomic stretch:
- the trpt1 gene encoding tRNA 2'-phosphotransferase 1, translating to MDRGGRGRGGRGRRGNRVEDKDVHLSKSLSFALRHGANQMGLHMNPDGFLFVEDLLAHAQFHAFSLEDVERVVATNDKQRFKLRPHPKDGRLQIRANQGHSVQVCDLDLKAVQPGSPDCPREGIHGSYLRLWPSIRSEGLSRMNRTHIHLALGLPGEDGVISGMRRDCDLAIFIDVPKALSEGIQFFWSENGVLLTPGDTEGKLLPRYFSRALKLRPTQSILPLE from the exons ATGGACCGTGGAGGAAGAGGACGTGGAGGAAGGGGGAGGCGAGGTAATCGTGTagag GACAAGGATGTCCACCTCTCCAAGTCTTTGTCCTTTGCCCTGCGCCATGGAGCCAATCAAATGGGACTTCACATGAATCCTG ATGGCTTCCTATTTGTGGAGGACCTACTGGCTCATGCACAGTTCCACGCCTTCTcattggaggatgtggagagagtTGTGGCCACCAATGACAAGCAGCGATTCAAGCTCCGCCCTCACCCTAAGGACGGACGGCTGCAGATCCGAGCCAATCAGGGACACTCTGTGCAG GTGTGTGATCTGGACCTGAAGGCTGTACAGCCTGGTTCTCCTGATTGTCCCAGGGAGGGAATCCATGGCTCATATCTCCGCCTCTGGCCCTCCATCCGCTCCGAGGGCCTCAGCCGCATGAAcagaacacacatacacctggCCCTGGGCCTACCGGGGGAGGACGGGGTCATCAGCG GCATGAGGAGAGACTGTGACTTGGCCATATTCATTGATGTCCCCAAAGCATTGTCTG AGGGTATCCAGTTCTTCTGGTCGGAGAACGGTGTATTGCTGACACCTGGGGACACTGAGGGGAAACTACTTCCCCGATACTTCAGCCGTGCCCTAAAACTAAGACCCACAC AGAGTATTCTGCCACTGGAGTAG
- the LOC118363246 gene encoding zinc finger and BTB domain-containing protein 3-like has protein sequence MEFPQHSLQLLSGLRSQRQRRFLCDCTVLVGSSRFLAHRAVLASCSPFFHMFYSDPPGSAGAGGASSVTLDGDIVTAAAFGLLLDFMYEGVLRLEAPPPAEDVLAAASFLHMNEVVRVCKRRLQHRPPPAEADSTRPEESGVAAVGGSGPGVGMAIGAAKAVAVAMSVSRSASMALQRSRLGSSTRSERRVEVPAHAPLSPDMADTTQPGMDHALTHVGELVTLSSGPSLRLGGLSQGEVQGGSALCSPCSSTESYSHSSHQRQPSSSAASPVVPVTQTDGSSSVVGILTQSDHSSSSSPEHDSHNPVSDNKSIVITPGMQCQQHGLSINTHPQIRIQHSLSLHLNSPPNLNLVTHQGQTSTLSRPEGLQHGGSERESREVSEHSNMGTVGVEEPLSGRGEVEQEDGVKVKVEAIVISDEEFEEMEGVVMRRGIEGRERGMMMEVEDRNDFDDDNHRDELNNPHFLPFHPHHALLQMTHSHPSEPLSFPLSPSGPGTTSSDAPPFPSSLFPSVGQHSDQPVYFQDSMGNYVEDVPTCSVCGKTFSCAYTLRRHAIVHTRERPYECRYCYRSYTQSGDLYRHIRKAHDTSLPAKRSKGDTEEGQPPHS, from the coding sequence atgGAGTTCCCCCAACACTCCCTGCAGCTTCTGTCAGGTCTGCGTTCTCAGCGTCAGCGTAGGTTCCTGTGCGACTGCACCGTCCTCGTGGGTTCCTCCCGTTTCCTGGCCCACCGGGCTGTCCTGGCCTCCTGCTCTCCATTCTTCCACATGTTCTACTCCGATCCCCCTGGGTCCGCTGGTGCTGGCGGGGCCAGCTCAGTCACGCTGGACGGGGATATCGTGACAGCAGCGGCGTTCGGTCTGTTGTTAGACTTCATGTACGAAGGCGTGCTTAGGTTGGAGGCCCCTCCCCCAGCAGAGGACGTGCTGGCGGCTGCGAGCTTCCTCCACATGAACGAGGTGGTCCGGGTGTGTAAGAGACGGTTACAGCACCGACCACCACCGGCTGAGGCAGACAGCACGCGCCCGGAGGAGAGTGGAGTGGCAGCAGTGGGCGGTAGTGGACCCGGGGTTGGCATGGCAATAGGAGCTGCCAAAGCGGTGGCTGTGGCAATGTCAGTGTCTCGGTCTGCATCAATGGCGTTGCAGAGAAGCCGGTTGGGCTCTTCTACaaggtcagagaggagagtggaggttCCGGCACACGCTCCTCTGAGTCCGGATATGGCCGACACCACCCAGCCTGGCATGGACCACGCTCTTACTCATGTGGGTGAGCTGGTTACCCTCTCCTCCGGTCCCTCTCTCCGACTGGGGGGTCTGAGTCAGGGAGAGGTTCAGGGAGGCTCGGCCCTCTGCAGCCCCTGCAGCTCCACAGAGTCATACAGTCACAGTAGCCACCAGCGCCAGCCCTCTTCATCAGCGGCATCACCAGTGGTACCTGTGACCCAGACTGATGGCTCCAGCTCCGTGGTGGGGATACTGACCCAGTCTGACCACAGCAGCTCCTCCAGTCCAGAACATGACAGCCATAACCCTGTCTCTGACAACAAGAGCATAGTCATCACACCAGGCATGCAATGCCAGCAGCATGGTCTCAGTATCAACACACACCCTCAGATTAGAATACAGCATTCACTGTCACTACACCTCAACTCACCTCCCAACCTGAACCTTGTAACCCATCAGGGCCAAACCTCGACCCTGTCCAGGCCTGAAGGGCTGCAGCATGGGgggtcagagagggagagcagggaggtgAGTGAACACTCTAACATGGGGACTGTGGGAGTGGAGGAGCCCCtatcagggagaggagaagtggagcaGGAGGATGGGGTGAAGGTAAAGGTGGAAGCCATAGTGATCTCAGATGAGGAGTTTGAGGAGATGGAAGGAGTGGTGatgaggagaggaatagaggggagagaacgagggatgatgatggaggtagaggacaggAATGACTTTGATGATGATAACCACAGAGATGAACTGAATAACCCCCACTTCCTCCCTTTTCACCCCCACCATGCCTTACTCCAGATGACCCACTCCCACCCCTCTGagcctctctccttccccctctccccctctggaCCCGGCACCACCTCCTCTGAcgctcccccttttccctcctccctcttcccctctgtgGGCCAACATTCTGACCAGCCCGTCTACTTCCAGGATTCCATGGGGAACTACGTTGAGGACGTCCCCACGTGCAGCGTCTGCGGGAAGACGTTCTCGTGCGCGTACACCCTGAGGCGACACGCAATTGTGCACACGCGCGAGCGCCCCTATGAGTGCCGCTACTGTTACCGTAGCTACACGCAGTCAGGTGACCTGTACCGCCACATTAGGAAGGCTCATGACACCAGCCTGCCAGCCAAACGCAGTAAGGGAGACACTGAGGAGGGCCAGCCTCCACACAGCTAG